The Methanobrevibacter arboriphilus JCM 13429 = DSM 1125 genome window below encodes:
- a CDS encoding A24 family peptidase — MILNNLNISYENILILSSILIVLIFAMIATFSDLKYYKIPNKLTFTLFLLGIIINFIFSIIFKNSLMIINSIVLSIITFVLCYILWKIRLWGGGDVKLITAISSVLPIQPFLINHQTLFSIYKVDFPVIAIYPFPLTIIFNSILISFPFLVLFILINYFNNNHFKDYFKDKFKNYFNNYFKYDFKCYNHESNLSMESLCKFYFKNIINFKKRIFLDNIM; from the coding sequence ATGATATTAAATAATTTAAATATTAGCTATGAAAACATTTTAATATTATCTTCAATTTTAATAGTCTTAATATTCGCTATGATAGCTACATTTTCTGATTTAAAATATTATAAAATTCCAAACAAACTGACATTTACTTTGTTTTTATTAGGTATCATAATCAATTTCATTTTTTCCATTATTTTTAAAAATAGTCTTATGATTATAAACTCTATAGTATTGTCTATAATTACTTTTGTTTTATGCTATATATTGTGGAAAATTAGATTATGGGGTGGAGGAGATGTTAAATTAATTACAGCAATTAGCTCTGTTTTACCTATTCAACCATTTTTAATTAACCATCAAACCTTATTTAGTATATATAAGGTTGATTTTCCTGTAATAGCTATTTATCCATTTCCATTAACAATAATATTTAATAGTATATTAATTTCTTTTCCTTTTTTAGTATTATTTATATTGATTAATTATTTTAATAATAATCATTTTAAAGATTATTTTAAAGATAAATTTAAAAATTATTTTAATAATTATTTTAAGTATGATTTTAAATGTTATAATCATGAATCTAATCTAAGTATGGAAAGTTTATGTAAATTTTATTTTAAAAATATTATAAATTTTAAAAAAAGGATTTTTTTGGATAATATCATGGA